One genomic region from Strix uralensis isolate ZFMK-TIS-50842 chromosome 5, bStrUra1, whole genome shotgun sequence encodes:
- the ATP6V1F gene encoding V-type proton ATPase subunit F, with the protein MSGRGKLIAVLGDEDTVTGFLLGGVGELDKHRKPNFLVVEKETSLAEIEETFRSFLNREDIGIILISQCLAELIRHAVEAHARPLPAVLEIPSKERPYDPSKDSVLRRARGLFTPDDLR; encoded by the exons ATGTCGGGGCGCGGGAAGCTGATCGCGGTGTTGGGCGACGAGGACACGGTGACCGGGTTCCTGCTGGGCGGCGTGGGCGAGCTGGACAAGCACCGCAAACCCAACTTCTTGGTGGTGGAGAAAGAAACCAGCTTGGCTGAAATCGAGGAGACCTTCCG GAGCTTCCTGAACCGGGAGGACATCGGGATCATCCTGATCAGCCAGTGCCTGGCCGAGCTCATCCGGCACGCCGTGGAGGCCCACGCGCGGCCGCTGCCCGCTGTCCTGGAGATCCCCTCCAAGGAGCGGCCCTACGACCCCAGCAAGGACTCGGTCCTGCGCCGCGCCCGCGGCCTCTTCACCCCCGACGACCTTCGCTAG